Part of the Sulfurovum sp. TSL6 genome, AACTATATGAGTTTGGAACACCGTTCCTATGAGAGTGTACTTAATGGTGATGCATATGGAAGCGGAAAAGACAATGCAAGACTTAAACGTTTATGTGGTGATATAGCAATTGATTCTCAAGCGTGTGAAGATCTCTGGAACAAACAACGATTTACAGTTCGATGGGGACGTGTAGGAAGACGCATTGATAGTATCCAAAAAGAACAGCCAATAGAATAAGGGAAAACAGATGAAAAAATTTTACATTGCAACAGACCATGCAGGATATGCACTTAAAGCCTATGTTAAAGATTATGTAAAGTCTTTAGGTCATGAGATCGTTGATCTTGGTCCAGACTCTGCAGATAGAGTGGACTACCCTGATTTTGCAAAAAAATGTGCAGATGCTGTACTGGCAGACAAAGGCAGTTTTGGTATCCTGATCTGTGGTACCGGTATCGGTATTTCTATTGCTGCGAACAAAGTACCTGGTATACGTGCAGCACTTTGCCATGATACCTATACGGCAAAACTTACAAGACAACACAATGATGCGAACATCCTCTGCTTTGGCGAACGTGTGGTAGGAAAAGGTGTCATAGAAGATATGATAGAAGCGTTTGCAAGTACAGAATTTGAAGGCGGCAGACATGCCGGACGTGTGGCAAAGATAGAAAGTGTCTGTGCTTTCGGTTCAGATCTGGGTTAATATTTAATACATAGTATCCAAAGGGCTAACTGCCCTATCCTTATTGATCTCTTCCATAACGTACATGTAGACCATCCTAGTATCTATAGATCTAGCAAACAATTCTTGAATATTCTCAGAATCACACTTTTTTCTCATATCTAGCTAAATAACATAAGAATTTTTAATAACTGTATAGTTATTCCACAAAAATAGTAAAAAGATCAATAATTATCATACTTCTTGCAATAGCGAGACATTTTATCATATACTATATAGAATATAAAAAAGATTGGGATTATATATGTTCAGAGTTTTCCTATGGGGATAAAGAAAAACTAATCTGTAGATAACTTCTGTGATCATCATTAACATATATTATCAATTATGGACAAGGATAATAATCATGACAAATCGAATGGACGATACTGAAATCGATTATCTCAACCAAGAAAAAGATAAGATTTTATATAAGGAACTAGAAGAAAAACTAGAGAAGGTAGACAGAGACCATGATGTCGCGCTATGGGCTCTTAAAGAAGCAAATAATGTAGTGGACGCTATTTGGGAAAAAAGACAAAAACTTAAAAAAGAGTTGAGAAATGTTTCCAGAAGACTGAGAGAAAGAGACATGAGTAGAAACATGTATACGATTGATTTCAGGTTAGAAATGGAGCTCTACTCTCCAAAGATAGTCTTCGAGCACAAACATCTCATCTCTGCTATTTTCAGTGACGGGGAAGTTAAGATAGAAAAGACACTACAGGGAAGGATTAAAGATGAACTTACATGGGATGCGATCTTCTCACACATTAATCCTATGGAAACCTATGTGATTCTAAGAACCATCATACTCAAAAGATTCTATAAAGATACAGCATATGTTATAGGTGGAAATATGAATGAAGATAAGGTGAAGGACATCGAAAGAAAGGCATTTGAAAAAATGAGGAAGATGTCTTTTATCGAAAATATCTACAAATAGGTCTGCACTTTTTTAGATCAGGGATGTCAACCCTCTTCCAAAGACACTTTCAATGTATAAGTAGTTGAAATTGCAATGATGTACCGCTGTAATAGAGTCTAAACTATGAGAGATGCTGAATTTACATCTGATAACACCTCACAATACAGGTAGACAAATATTAACCGTAATGCAAGTTAGTATTTCTCACGATAACGTTATTTAAGACTGTATTTTCGATACAAAATTCAAACAACTATGATACAATTAATCCAACATAACAGTATAATCCCAAGGAAATAACATGACACTCACCTCAGAAGATAAAAAAGTCATTCTGGACAGCATTAGAGATATCCCAGACTTCCCAAAACCCGGCATCATCTTTAAAGATATCACCACCCTGCTTTCTACACCTCATGCTTTTGATACACTGATGACACACCTATCAGATCGTTATAAAAGTTATGAATTGGACTTTATTGCAGGTATTGATGCAAGAGGGTTTATCTTTGGTTCTATTTTGGCTGATAGACTGGGTGTTGGTTTTGTACCTGTTCGAAAAAAGGGAAAATTACCCTATACCACTGTGGCTGAGAAATACAGCCTGGAGTACGGATTTGATGAAGTGGAGATACATATTGATGCTTTTGGAGAAAAGGAAAACCCAAATGTCCTTCTAATAGATGATCTTATCGCAACAGGCGGGACAGCAAAAGCTGCCGCGAACCTGATAGATAAAGTGGGTGCAAATTGTGTTGAGGCATGTTTCATTATGGAGCTTGCTTTCCTCAATGGACGTGAAGGATTCGAGTCACCTGTTTATTCTGTTTTAGAGATAGACTAATGTCTGATATTATCGGACCTTACCACTATAATCATGCTTTACATGATGCACGTGCTATGATAGAAGAACAAACACAGAATATGATACAAACTTTTTATAAAATGGAAAAAGTCACAGAATTTATCAAATAATCCCCTACTCAATACACAAGCAATATAGAGTATAATGTAAAAATATCAACAAGGTGTTTTTATGAGAGTTTATATGTTTTTTACCATTTTTCTTCTACTGTTCTTCTCTATACATTACCTTTTTTACTCAAGAGTGATCAAAAAGCTTTTAGTGTCTGAAAAAGTAAAAAAAACCTTCACTCTGTTTTTAAGTGTCAATTTTATTTTCAATATACTCTATGTTGTAGGTCGATACACAGATATCATAGGCAATACACTCTATTATCTCTTCTCTTTATCAATAGGTGTCTCTTTTATGCTTCTTTTGTATCTGATATTACACGAGATTCTCCATTTGTTCCATAAAACACTCAAGCATGTTGATCATTCAAAAAGAGCGTTCATTAAAAAAAGCAGCGATGGTGCCATGCTGGCACTTGCAACCTCCTATGTCAGTGCAGGTGCCTATGAGGGTATGAAAGAACCGGTAGTCAATATAGTAGAATTGGATCATTTTGATTTTTCCATCGTACAGATCAGTGATTTTCATATAGGTGGACTGATAGACAAAGAATTTGTTAAAAACTCTGTCTTAAAGATCAATGCACTAAAACCGGATATCGTCTTCATCACCGGAGACCTTGTAGATACCGGGCTTGAATATATAGAAGATACAGTAAGGGAACTTGATGCGATCTCTTCAAAACATGGTATCTATTATATTTTAGGTAATCATGAGTATTTCCATGATCCTCTGAAGATCATTGATTTCATTAAAACGACACAGATAAAGCTGCTCTTGAATGAACATGTCACCATTGATACACTGAAACTCAATGTAGTGGGTGTGACAGATCGTATGGGTTACCGTACGAATTTTCTTGCACCTGACATCCATAAAGCATTTTCAGGATGTAACGATGCTTACAAAACGATCCTTTTAGCCCATCAACCCAAATATATAGAAGAACTTGGAGACTACACGCCTGATCTCATACTCAGCGGACATACACATGGAGGGCAGATCTGGCCTTTTGGGCACTTGGTCAAACTGCAGCAACCCTATGTCAAAGGACTGCACAAACTTCCCAATGGCAGCCATCTCTATGTCAATAGCGGCATCGGGTTTTGGGGACCGCCTATGAGACTTGATTCACAGGCTGAGATCACTTATATCGTTTGACAGAAGTAAGTGCATTCACTACTGTAAGGCGATTTCTAACCTCTCATTGGATATAATCTTTCAAATTAATTTATAAGCTTTCTCTTGCGAAGGGCAAAGCTTTTCCGAGAAAGCTTTTAGAGCTTTCTTGTATAAGATTTTAATCAAAAGTGAAAGGAATTTGTGAGGAGCTTTGCTTCTTGCAAAGGAAACATTGATATGAACTTACATAAAGAAATATATATCCCAAAACCAAGCCCGCATGATCCGGATGAGCTAGGACATTTTGGCAGCATTGAAGCAGGACAAACAGGTTTTGGTGGACGATTTGTACCGGAAACACTGATGCCTGCACTTGAACAACTTAGACTTGACTATGAAGCAGTACGTTTTGATAAAGACTTCTGGGCAGAAGTAGACTATTACTACAAAAACTACGTAGGTCGCCCCTCTTCGCTCTACTTTGCTGAAAACCTCTCTAGAGAACTTGATGCAAAGATCTATCTTAAGCGTGAAGACCTTAACCACACAGGTGCACACAAGATAAACCACGCTGTAGCACAAGCGGTACTTGCAAAAAGACTGGGTAAGAAAAAGGTCATTGCAGAGACCGGTGCAGGTCAACATGGTGTGGCTACAGCTACAGCTGCAGCACTCTTTGGTCTGGAGTGTGAAATATTTATGGGTGCTAAAGATGCAGCACGTCAGGAACTTAATGTCTTCCGTATGAAACTTCTTGGGGCAAAAGTACATGCCGTTGAATCTGGAAGCAAAACACTCAAAGATGCCATGAATGATGCTATCAGACACTGGGTAACCAATGCCCGTGACACGTACTACATCATCGGTACCGTTGCAGGTCCCCACCCTTACCCTATGATGGTACGTGACATTCAGTCTATCATCGGCTGGGAAGCGAAACAACAGCTTAATGTAGTCGAAGGGTGTTTACCGGATAAAGTGATCGCCTGTATCGGTGGAGGTTCGAATGCCCTGGGTATTTTTAACCACTTTTTAGAAGATGAGAGTGTAGAGTGTATCGGTATAGAGGCAGGCGGATTTGGACTTGACTCTAAACATGGCTGTTGTCTTGCAAAAGGCAGTCCCGGTGTACTTCATGGACAACTCAGTTACCTACTTCAAGATGAAGATGGTCAGGTACAAGAAGCGCACTCTATCTCAGCAGGACTTGACTACCCTGGCATAGGCCCGGAACATTCATTCCTAAAAGATGAAGGTATCGCTAAATATGATTACATTACAGATGATGAAGCATTAGATGCTTTTGTGTGGCTTTCACAGGCTGAGGGCATCATCCCTGCGTTTGAGAGTTCTCATGCCATTGCCTACCTCAAAAAGATGAAACCTGAAGAAGTCAAAGGTAAAACGATCTTGATCAATCTCTCCGGACGTGGCGATAAAGATATGATACAGGCAAAAGAAATTTTAAAAGACCAATTTTAGTAAACGAACTACCTATACATTCGTCATATACTTATTGCTGACCACTATAGATAATGGGATCTGTACTAGATAGGCGAACATAATAGGCAGAAGCATCGAAACTCCAAAAGTACCTGCCGAAAAGGTAGAAAGTACTAAAGCCAAAGTGATGTACCTTGTGATACTTTGCCAGAATGCCGCTCGCTCTTGCGGTGAGTTTAAATCATAGATCATTTTTGAAGCCACAAATATGAGCAGATAGAATACAGCTACTGCGACAAGGGCAATAAAAAAGAGTTCAGGTTCAAAATCATAAATCTCGATCAAGAGTTGAGAACTCTGCAGACCAAACAAATAGAATAAAATGATAAAGATACTGATACGACTGATCTGTTTACTGTAGGTTTCAATGAACGTAAGCAGTGGTTTGATGAAGAGTACCACCCTACTTGCAATAAATGGTATAAGTATTAAAAGAGTGATCACCGGTTCTGCAAATCTGCTGATAGCTATCTGTTCATCATATGTCACGTCAAAGTACCCTGCGCTATAAGTAGCAAACAGATGCAGCATCAATAATGAGAGTGAAACAAAAACAAGATTAATGAAGAGAAGCAAGAAGCCTAAAGAGGTGTCAGCATTAGACCTTTTGATCCAGTGCATGACCATACCTCCGCCACTCAGTACTGAAAGTAAAAACAATCCGGCAGTAATACCGAAGTCATTGGTCATAAAACCGATGATCAGTGCAAAGATCGGTAAGAGTAGATAGTTGACCAATAGTCCTTTAAACAGGACTGACCTATACTCCCATACCAATATGCTATCTCGTAACTTGAATTTAAAAAGTGATGGCATGATAAGGGTAAGACCTGCAAAGAGGCAGATGTTTTTATCGAAAATAAACCCATCTGTAGTATACCCATACGTAAAACCTAATAGTGCTCCTGCTATAACAATAATGATCAACAGCATCATCTCTCCTTGCAATATTTTACATAGTATACTACAAAAAGTATTTTGACTCTTTGGAGAATGAGGTGGGTTCTTCATTCTCATACGCGTCTTTACCAATATTTTGATATACTCCATAGAATAAAAACATACCAAAGGTTATCCATGAATTTCGAATTAACTCAACTCCCCGTAGCAGATATCCAAGGTGATATAGAAGTCATTATCGTCATCGACAAAAATACAGATCATACGTTTGTACAAGATAAAAAGCTGTTAAAAAAAGCAGGTTTTGAAGGTGGACAGGATGAAACATCTCTGCTTGTAAGTAAAGACAGACTCTATGTAGGTGCTGACTCTACACTGAGTAAAGATATTAGAACTGCTGCAGCCAATGCCATTAAAGCACTCAAAGGTACAGAATACAGATCTATCAAAGTTGCAACCTATCTCAATAGCAACAAATGTACGAACTCTCTGCGTGCCATGGTGGAAGGCTTTATCTTGGGCGCATACACTTTTGAGAATTATAAATCAAAAAAAACTAAGAGTAAGATCAAACATATATCTATCTCACTTGAAGAGTATAGCGGGTACACAGTAGATATAGAAAAAGCTTCTACTGTTATTCATAAAGCACAGATCGTCGCTGATGCCACAAACTTTACACGTGACATCGTCAACACCACACCTGATGACTGTTACCCGGATGTTATGGCAGAGATCGCTGAGGCGATGGCCAGTGAAACAGGTCTGAAATGTAAAGTACTTAAGCCAAAAGCACTGAGAAAAGAGAAGATGGAAACACTGCTTGCGGTTGCACGGGCAAGCCGTCATAGACCAAGAGTCATACACCTTGCACACAAACCAAAAGATGCAAAATGTGTAGTGACTCTTGTAGGTAAAGGTCTTACATATGACAGTGGTGGACTAAGCCTTAAACCGGCAGACTTCATGGTAACGATGAAGTCAGACAAGAGTGGCGGTTCTGCAGTCATCGGTATCATGAAAGCCGTAGCAGAAATGAACTTGCCTGTAGAGGTCCATGGTTTTGTAGGTGCCGTAGAAAACATGATCGGTGGAGATGCGTATAAACCTGATGATGTACTCGTTGCGAAGAATGGTAAAACGATCGAGGTACGTAACACAGATGCTGAAGGTCGATTGGTACTTGCCGATACGCTGTGTTATGCCCAACAGGAAGTAAAAGCTGACTATCTCTTCGACTTTGCAACACTCACGGGTGCCTGTGTGGTAGGTGTAGGAAACTACACATCAGGTGTAATGGGTAACAGTGAGGCAATGAAATCACTTGTAGTCGATGCGGCAAAACGTTCAGGAGAATTGGCAACGGCCTTAGACTTCAACCCTTACCTCAAAAAAACCATCAAATCTGAAATAGCAGATGTATGTAATATTTCCAATACACGTTATGGCGGAGCGATCACAGCAGCTCAATTCCTCTCCGAGTTTATAGACAAAGAGCATGGAGAAAAATGGGCTCACATAGATATCGCAGGTCCTGCATTTGTAGAACATGCTTGGGGAGAAAACCCTCATGGTGCTTCTGGTGCCGGAGTTAGAATGATGGTAAAACTCATAGAGAACTTAGTAGAAACTGAAGAAAAGTAAAACTATTGCATATCAGGTATCTATGACCTGTTATGGTACTTTTACTCTTTTATTTTAAGATGGCAAGCCAAGGCCTCTTCTGCCAGCATATCAGCAATAGTATCTCTACTATTAATGATATGCTTGATACCTAAGGCTGAAATCATCTTTTCCTCTGCTTTATTATTTACTCTTACGATACTGTTGATATTCGGGCTGAATGAAACGATATTTTCACAGATCAATTGTCTCTGTATCTCATTTTCTATCGTGACGATGATCGCAGTACATTGATTCACATTAAAATGAGATAAAACCATTTGCTGTGCTGCATTGGCAAGATAAATGGCTTCTTCTCCTTTTGAAAGTACTTCATCAACTACCTTCACGTCGTGTTCAAGGATCACATAGAGTAATTTTCTTTTTTTAAACTTTTTAACCAGTTTTCGTCCTACCGGTCCATACCCACACACAATAATATGGTCTTGAAACGTACCACCAAGAAGGGCCCTGTCACGTAATGCTACAGGTTCTTTGGTGAATATATCTGCAAGTTTTTTAATGTTCTTCAACACAAAAGGTGTCAATATCATGGAAAGCACGATGGTAATAATCATAATTTGATTGAGTTCTTCAGAGATCAGATCATTTGCACGAGCCAGTGAAAATATTGCCAAGGAAAATTCACCTACCTGGAAAAGTGCCAATGCTGTTTTCAGAGCAGTTCTTTTTTGTACAAAGAAACGTAAAATACCAAAGATCAATACGCCTTTTATCAACATCAAAACCACTAAAAGTTCCAAGATAATATCTACATAATTGATAAGAGAATGCCAGTCTATCAGCATCCCTATCGTCACAAAAAAGACACCTAGAAGTATATCTCTAAAAGGGATCAGGTCTGCTTCTATTCGATAACGGAATTTTGTTTCTGCTATGGTCATACCTGCGATAAAAGCACCTAGTGAGTAGGTAAATCCAAACACATGCGCCAAAAATGAGGCACCCATAACGATAAACAGTACCGCAACAAGGAATATCTCTTCTGAACCTGTAGACATTACCCAGCTAAAAAAGTGATTCAAGACGTATTTACCGATCATGAATAGAATTAAAAAAACAACAATGGCACTGCCCAATGTTCCCAGTAGAAGTACTGAGACGGACTGTGACTCTGATGTAAAGAAAGAGACCATTAAAAGTATAGGAATAACCGCAAGGTCCTGAAAGAGTAAAATACCCAGTGTATTGCGCCCATATCCTGAATGGATCTCATTGTTTTCATTCAGTATTTTCAATACGATCGCAGTGGAAGAGAGAGACAAAGCAAAACCTACGATAATAGCACTCTTCGTATCCAATGCAAAGACCATAGTTCCAAGCAGTGTAAAAAGAAGTCCAGTAAGCATGACCTGGAGCGTTCCATAGACAAATACTTCTTGTTTCATATTTTTAAGATGATTGACTGAGAATTCCAATCCTATAGTAAACATTAAAAACACGATCCCAAACTCTGCCAGATGGGATAGCATTTCCTTAGAATCTTCAGCAAAATGAAACATAGATGAAATAACGAAACCGGAGATGACATACCCTATGATCGTTGGTATATCAAATCTTTTAAAAAAAACGTTGAGCACAGTAGCAATAGCAATGGTAATAATGAGTATTAGTAAGGGATTTTCCATTGATTCTCCTGTTTTCTTTATAGTATTTCAATTGTATACTTTTATCATAGCAAAACTGTATGTAAAAAAGGCAGTTTATTCTGTAATTTATCTTTATCAGTAATCTTTAAAGATAAAAAACCATTCTCAATCGACAATTAATTTCGCTACACTAATAATAATATTTGATGTTTAAGGATAATTATGAAAAATTCTCTAACTATATCAGAACTTTATCATTCCTGTGACAGCACTGTATTTTCTTTTACTACTACTGAGGAATTAGAAACACTAGAACAGCCAATCGGTCAAGAGAATGCTATAGATGCCATTAACTTTGCTTCTAGTATAGAGCAAGATGGGTATAACCTTTTTGCAATGGGTCCATCAGGAAGTGGTAAACACTCCTCTGTTATGAGCTTTCTAGAAAAAAAAGCTTCTAGTGAATCCCCTCCTAAAGACTGGTGTTATGTCAACAATTTTAAAGATCCTAGAAAACCTATTGCCATAGAGTTACCTTTTAGAGAGGGCTTTAAATTTAAAGATGATATTGATGAACTGATTGAACTTTTAAAAGTATTACTTCCTAGTGTTTTTGAAGGAAATACGTACCGAGATGAACATGAAGCGATTAATCAAAAATATATCGATGAAAAAGCATCCATCTTTAATCATTTAGAAGAAGAGGCAAAAAAACATAATATCTCCTTAAATGCTTCTTCCAAAAGTAGAATCACCTTTACACCTATTGTTGATGGAAAAATACTTTCTGAAGAAGAATTTAAAGCAATTCCTGATGAAAAAAAAGAGGAGATCAATCATAGGGTTGACGAGTTTGAGATCATCGTCAGAGATGCACTGCACAAAGTCGGTGAGTCGAACAAGGAAATGCAAAAAGAATTTAAGACACATGATCAAAAAACTACATATGAAGCAGTGAAGTCCTCCATAGATGAACTACGTCAGAAGTATGCATCTTCAGAAAAGATCATTCATTATCTCAATGATCTACAGAGTGATATCATTCACCATGTCAGAGATTTTTTATTGAAACCCGAAGAGGCAAATATACCTATATTTCTTCAAGAGTATTATAAGCCTTCGTTTACACGTTATAAAGTCAATCTTTTTATCTCTCATCACAACGGAACACAAACTGCACCCGTTATCTTTGAAGATAATCCCATTCATCAAAATCTTATAGGTAGAATCGAACATCTATCTCAAGTAGGTACACTCACCACTGATTTCAGCATGATAAAACCCGGTGCACTACATAAGGCTAATGGCGGATACCTGGTCATTGATGCTAGAAAATTACTGATGCAGCCTTTTTCTTATGAAGAGCTCAAGAGAGTCTTACGCTCTAAAGAACTACGTATTGAGTCACTGGGACAACAGTACTCCTTGATTAGTACCATAACACTTGAACCTGAACCTATTCCTATCAATGTAAAAGTCATTTTGATCGGTGAGCGGATCTTATATTATCTCTTACATCATTATGATCCTGAGTTTCAAGAGCTTTTTAAAGTCAATGCTGATTTTGAAGATGATATACCTCGAAATGATGAGAACATCCAACTCTATGCAAGAATGATAGGAACCATTGCAAATAGACACGATTTACTTCCTTTTACC contains:
- the rpiB gene encoding ribose 5-phosphate isomerase B; this translates as MKKFYIATDHAGYALKAYVKDYVKSLGHEIVDLGPDSADRVDYPDFAKKCADAVLADKGSFGILICGTGIGISIAANKVPGIRAALCHDTYTAKLTRQHNDANILCFGERVVGKGVIEDMIEAFASTEFEGGRHAGRVAKIESVCAFGSDLG
- a CDS encoding adenine phosphoribosyltransferase, with translation MTLTSEDKKVILDSIRDIPDFPKPGIIFKDITTLLSTPHAFDTLMTHLSDRYKSYELDFIAGIDARGFIFGSILADRLGVGFVPVRKKGKLPYTTVAEKYSLEYGFDEVEIHIDAFGEKENPNVLLIDDLIATGGTAKAAANLIDKVGANCVEACFIMELAFLNGREGFESPVYSVLEID
- a CDS encoding DUF2164 family protein produces the protein MSDIIGPYHYNHALHDARAMIEEQTQNMIQTFYKMEKVTEFIK
- a CDS encoding metallophosphoesterase translates to MRVYMFFTIFLLLFFSIHYLFYSRVIKKLLVSEKVKKTFTLFLSVNFIFNILYVVGRYTDIIGNTLYYLFSLSIGVSFMLLLYLILHEILHLFHKTLKHVDHSKRAFIKKSSDGAMLALATSYVSAGAYEGMKEPVVNIVELDHFDFSIVQISDFHIGGLIDKEFVKNSVLKINALKPDIVFITGDLVDTGLEYIEDTVRELDAISSKHGIYYILGNHEYFHDPLKIIDFIKTTQIKLLLNEHVTIDTLKLNVVGVTDRMGYRTNFLAPDIHKAFSGCNDAYKTILLAHQPKYIEELGDYTPDLILSGHTHGGQIWPFGHLVKLQQPYVKGLHKLPNGSHLYVNSGIGFWGPPMRLDSQAEITYIV
- the trpB gene encoding tryptophan synthase subunit beta, which produces MNLHKEIYIPKPSPHDPDELGHFGSIEAGQTGFGGRFVPETLMPALEQLRLDYEAVRFDKDFWAEVDYYYKNYVGRPSSLYFAENLSRELDAKIYLKREDLNHTGAHKINHAVAQAVLAKRLGKKKVIAETGAGQHGVATATAAALFGLECEIFMGAKDAARQELNVFRMKLLGAKVHAVESGSKTLKDAMNDAIRHWVTNARDTYYIIGTVAGPHPYPMMVRDIQSIIGWEAKQQLNVVEGCLPDKVIACIGGGSNALGIFNHFLEDESVECIGIEAGGFGLDSKHGCCLAKGSPGVLHGQLSYLLQDEDGQVQEAHSISAGLDYPGIGPEHSFLKDEGIAKYDYITDDEALDAFVWLSQAEGIIPAFESSHAIAYLKKMKPEEVKGKTILINLSGRGDKDMIQAKEILKDQF
- a CDS encoding leucyl aminopeptidase; its protein translation is MNFELTQLPVADIQGDIEVIIVIDKNTDHTFVQDKKLLKKAGFEGGQDETSLLVSKDRLYVGADSTLSKDIRTAAANAIKALKGTEYRSIKVATYLNSNKCTNSLRAMVEGFILGAYTFENYKSKKTKSKIKHISISLEEYSGYTVDIEKASTVIHKAQIVADATNFTRDIVNTTPDDCYPDVMAEIAEAMASETGLKCKVLKPKALRKEKMETLLAVARASRHRPRVIHLAHKPKDAKCVVTLVGKGLTYDSGGLSLKPADFMVTMKSDKSGGSAVIGIMKAVAEMNLPVEVHGFVGAVENMIGGDAYKPDDVLVAKNGKTIEVRNTDAEGRLVLADTLCYAQQEVKADYLFDFATLTGACVVGVGNYTSGVMGNSEAMKSLVVDAAKRSGELATALDFNPYLKKTIKSEIADVCNISNTRYGGAITAAQFLSEFIDKEHGEKWAHIDIAGPAFVEHAWGENPHGASGAGVRMMVKLIENLVETEEK
- a CDS encoding cation:proton antiporter; translated protein: MENPLLILIITIAIATVLNVFFKRFDIPTIIGYVISGFVISSMFHFAEDSKEMLSHLAEFGIVFLMFTIGLEFSVNHLKNMKQEVFVYGTLQVMLTGLLFTLLGTMVFALDTKSAIIVGFALSLSSTAIVLKILNENNEIHSGYGRNTLGILLFQDLAVIPILLMVSFFTSESQSVSVLLLGTLGSAIVVFLILFMIGKYVLNHFFSWVMSTGSEEIFLVAVLFIVMGASFLAHVFGFTYSLGAFIAGMTIAETKFRYRIEADLIPFRDILLGVFFVTIGMLIDWHSLINYVDIILELLVVLMLIKGVLIFGILRFFVQKRTALKTALALFQVGEFSLAIFSLARANDLISEELNQIMIITIVLSMILTPFVLKNIKKLADIFTKEPVALRDRALLGGTFQDHIIVCGYGPVGRKLVKKFKKRKLLYVILEHDVKVVDEVLSKGEEAIYLANAAQQMVLSHFNVNQCTAIIVTIENEIQRQLICENIVSFSPNINSIVRVNNKAEEKMISALGIKHIINSRDTIADMLAEEALACHLKIKE
- a CDS encoding Lon protease family protein → MKNSLTISELYHSCDSTVFSFTTTEELETLEQPIGQENAIDAINFASSIEQDGYNLFAMGPSGSGKHSSVMSFLEKKASSESPPKDWCYVNNFKDPRKPIAIELPFREGFKFKDDIDELIELLKVLLPSVFEGNTYRDEHEAINQKYIDEKASIFNHLEEEAKKHNISLNASSKSRITFTPIVDGKILSEEEFKAIPDEKKEEINHRVDEFEIIVRDALHKVGESNKEMQKEFKTHDQKTTYEAVKSSIDELRQKYASSEKIIHYLNDLQSDIIHHVRDFLLKPEEANIPIFLQEYYKPSFTRYKVNLFISHHNGTQTAPVIFEDNPIHQNLIGRIEHLSQVGTLTTDFSMIKPGALHKANGGYLVIDARKLLMQPFSYEELKRVLRSKELRIESLGQQYSLISTITLEPEPIPINVKVILIGERILYYLLHHYDPEFQELFKVNADFEDDIPRNDENIQLYARMIGTIANRHDLLPFTAEAVARIIEQSSRDVSHALKFSTHLSTLSDLLKEGDYWARKNNHSAIEKSDIEKVLETRIQRLNRIQRKLYEQIDEDTIMINVKGSMVGQINALSFISLGGYQFGLPSRVTARTRIGKGDIINIERKVELSGPIHAKGIMILSAYLGSTYASDLPLSLSASLVFEQSYGVIEGDSASSTELYALLSSLSTLPIKQNIAVTGSVNQFGEIQAIGGINEKIEGFFDICMRKDPEAFYGVIIPEANVKHLMLKKELLDAVEKEKFAIYAVKTIDEGISILTGIEAGKADEKGDFPPESVNGRVVTRLQEFSKIAKEFSQSKENKNNAEE